One Gordonia pseudamarae genomic window, TGGCGGCGGGGGCGCAGGCGTCCTCCAGATCGAGGAACAGTGCGTCCGGGTTGAGCGAGCGTGCCTTGTCGATGAACTTCTGGCTCGATCCGGGTACGGCCAGGGTTGAGCGACGCGGACGGTAGACGGCATTCGCCATGCGAAAACTCCTCACGTTGAAATATCAATCCAAGTCTGACATATCAAGAGTCGCCCGTCGTGAACCTCATCCCGATTATCGGATATCGCCGCACCCGGCGAGTGGCGTGAGATCGGCCGTGTCCGACGGGATGGCCGGGTAGCGACATGACATCCGATGCATGTCGAAATGATAACGACTACACCTCAATATTCACATCTATCACATAAGTGCGCTAGTTTCACAGGGATTCGTCGGTTTGGCAGACGCTTCCGTGGAGACCGCTAGTCGAGGAGAACTCATGAAATTGCGTGCGCGTCGTGCTCTTGCCGCGGCCATGATGTCATCTGCGCTGGTCACCGGGGCCGTAGTGGCGGCTCCGACGGCATCGGCCGCTCCCAAGGCCCCCGCTCAGACCGATCAGTCCGCGGCCATCCGGCTCGCGCTGGAGGACGTGGCCGATCGGACCCTGGTCAGGCATCAGTACGACACCACCGCCGCCGACAGCATCGCGGCGGCCAACGAGCTGCTCAAGGGCCTGGGCATCACGCCGTTCACACCCACCGTGGGCGCCTGCACCGACTTCAGCATCTCCACCGCGCTCGGCGGCGCCGTGCCGGGGCCGTACACGCCGGGCCTCGGTGACCTCACCATCAAACTGCCCTGGCCGCTGAACAAGACTGTTGACGCCAACGCGATCAAGAAGGGCGAGGTCATGTTCGGTTTCGTTCCGGTCGGGCAGTTCTCCGACAGGTCCGACAGGTCCGGGATGAGGGTGGCCTGGCTCAACGTGAACACCCTCCAGAGCGGGCTCGGCGCGCCGATGGACGGGTTGGCCGAGACGATCGTCAACGCCGTCGCCCAGCGCATCGAGGAGGCCGGGATCCCGGGTGCCAAGGGCATCGCCGAAACCGCCCTCACTCCGCTGGTGAAGCTGCTGCCCACCAACGGCGCGCGGGGTGGTCTCGTCGAGACGGGCCAGGGTACGGTGCTCGCAGCCATCTACGGCACCATCAAGAACGGTGACGCCACCTGCTATTACTTCCCCTCGCTGGGTATCGCGACAGCAAAGTAGTGCTGTGATTCAGCCCGCCGTGGCCCGCCGTCACGCAGTGTCCGGCGGGCTACAGTGGGGCCATGTCGGGCGTTGAATATCCGAGGGTGACGCTGGTTCCGGGTGATGGGGTTGTCATCCGGACACCGGCTTTCTTCTGTGTTGTGGCCGCAGGGACACCCGAGCCGGTTCTCGCCGCGATCGCGGGCATCGAGTCAGACGTCGAAACACCCGACGGGGTCACCCGTCGAGGTCGGCATCTGGTCCGGGCGATCGCCCAGCTGGTGGCCACCGCCGACGACGACATCGACATGGCCTTCGCCGCCACCGACCGGGTCGGCATCGCCGCCTTCCTGAACGGACGGGTGTTCGCCGAGGTCGACGGGCGCCGGATCGAACCGGGTCCGGGTACGCCGTTCGACCGGGCGCTGCCGTGGTCGCACGAGGGATTCGGGCTGTATCTGGCCGGAATCACGCCCGCCGAGCCCGGGCGGGAAAGGTTCGATCTGGTGCGCGGCGTCGTCCCGGCGGCGGGTGCGCTGTTGCATGTTCCCGTCGGGCTGCGCAGTACCCAGATCGTTCCCGACACGGGACAGCGGGGCCGGCTGCGCGCGCAACCGGCGCGGTCCGGTCCGGTCGAACAGTTGAAGCCGGTCACCGGCTCGGTGACCGGAGAGTTGCCCGTCACCGCGCCATTGGCCCACGAACGCCCACCGGCGTCCGCCGAAGCGCCCGCGTCCTCGTCCGGGCCCGAGGTGCCGCCCGGGCCGGAGGTGGCGCCGGAGACGGCGGCACCGGCCGCGACCGAACCGTGGGCGGCCGGAAGCCCGCGGGAACCGGGCGACGGCGAACCGGCGACCGACGACCTCGCACCGGCGCGGGCCGATCCCGGACCGTCGATTCCGGCGCCGCAGGACCCGCCCGCCCCCGACGTCGAGGCGCCGGTACCCGCTGGACACCGGCCGGGCGCGCCCACGCCGCCGGTCTCCAATTCCGTGATGAAATCTTCTGTTGTGTCCCCTTCTGGGGCAACCGATCACCCGGGACCCACTCCGCCCGGCCCGGGCTCGGGTCGTGCGGCGCCGACCCAGTTCGACGGGCCGTACGTGCCGGTGGGGGCGGCGGGGACCGGCTATGCCCCGGACGGGTTCGACGCCGTCACCGATGTGGCCCACTCACGTCCGATGGCCTACGGAATCCGCTGTCCGCAGGGGCATCTCAACCATCCCGATGCCCGCTGGTGTGCCGAGTGCAGGCAGCCGCTGGCGCTGGGGCCCGGGGTGCTGGTGAAAGGGGAGCGGCCGGCGCTGGGCAGGCTGATCCTCGACCAGGGTACCGAGGTGATCCTCGATGAGACACTGATCTTGGGCAGGCTCACCGGTTCGGGTCAACCGGCCCCGCAATCGACTCCCAAACTTGTTCAGGTACGCGATGATTCGGGGTTATTGTCGCGAAAGCACGTGGAGTTCCGGCTGGTCGAATGGACGGTGCAGATCCTGGATCTGCATTCGGCCAACGGTACCTACGTCTCGAGTCCGAGCACGGTGGAGATCCGGCTGGCACCAGGACGTCCGCATGTCCTGGTGCCCGGCGCGCGGATTCGGGTGGGTGGCCGGACGGTGATGTTCGAGTCCGCCTATGTGATCGCAGGTTAGGTGTTCGCCGGGTAGCCCGATAAACATGGGTGAGGGTACCCTTACCTCATGGCTGATCTCGACGGCGTCTCCGCGACCACCCTCTGGACGCTCCGCAACCGTGCGCTGGAGGCACGCCGGCCGGACTCGACGTTCACCGATCCGCTCGCGGTGCGGATGTACGAGGCCATCGACACCGATTTCGAGCGGTTCGGCACACCCAGTCAGTCGCATCCGCTGCGCGCGCTCGCCGTCGATAAGGAGATCAACGACTTTCTCGACACGCACCCGGACGGGACCGTCGTCGCGCTCGCCGAGGGTTTGCAGACCACGTACTGGCGGCTCGGCCGTCCGGTGAAACGCTGGGTCGGCGTCGATCTGCCCGAGGTGATCACGTTGCGGGAGAAGCTGTTACCGGCCGAGGACGCCATCGAGCATATCGCCGGCTCGGCGCTGGACACCTCGTGGGCCGACGGCATCGACACAGATTCCGGGGTAATCATCACGGCAGAAGGTCTGCTGATGTACCTCGAACCGGACGAGGCGCGCACACTGATCGGTTTCCTGGCCGCCCGCTTTCCCGGTGCCACCCTCGTCTTCGACTCGATTCCGCACTGGTTTTCACGAAAAACACTGTCCGGCTTGACTCTTGCCAACGGCTATCAAACCCCGCCGATGCCGTACGCGTTGACCTACGGTGAAGCGGAGAAGCTCGTGGAGATCGATGGTGTGGCCGAGGTGGGCGACATCGCGCTGCCGCCCGGTCGCGGGGTCTGGAAGTCCTCGATCCTGCGCCGGATCGGTGATCTGCCCCTTGTCCGTGATGTGCGCCCGCACCTGTTGCGTCTGCGATTCGCCGACTGATCTCGGCGGCC contains:
- a CDS encoding class I SAM-dependent methyltransferase, giving the protein MADLDGVSATTLWTLRNRALEARRPDSTFTDPLAVRMYEAIDTDFERFGTPSQSHPLRALAVDKEINDFLDTHPDGTVVALAEGLQTTYWRLGRPVKRWVGVDLPEVITLREKLLPAEDAIEHIAGSALDTSWADGIDTDSGVIITAEGLLMYLEPDEARTLIGFLAARFPGATLVFDSIPHWFSRKTLSGLTLANGYQTPPMPYALTYGEAEKLVEIDGVAEVGDIALPPGRGVWKSSILRRIGDLPLVRDVRPHLLRLRFAD
- a CDS encoding FHA domain-containing protein: MAAGTPEPVLAAIAGIESDVETPDGVTRRGRHLVRAIAQLVATADDDIDMAFAATDRVGIAAFLNGRVFAEVDGRRIEPGPGTPFDRALPWSHEGFGLYLAGITPAEPGRERFDLVRGVVPAAGALLHVPVGLRSTQIVPDTGQRGRLRAQPARSGPVEQLKPVTGSVTGELPVTAPLAHERPPASAEAPASSSGPEVPPGPEVAPETAAPAATEPWAAGSPREPGDGEPATDDLAPARADPGPSIPAPQDPPAPDVEAPVPAGHRPGAPTPPVSNSVMKSSVVSPSGATDHPGPTPPGPGSGRAAPTQFDGPYVPVGAAGTGYAPDGFDAVTDVAHSRPMAYGIRCPQGHLNHPDARWCAECRQPLALGPGVLVKGERPALGRLILDQGTEVILDETLILGRLTGSGQPAPQSTPKLVQVRDDSGLLSRKHVEFRLVEWTVQILDLHSANGTYVSSPSTVEIRLAPGRPHVLVPGARIRVGGRTVMFESAYVIAG